Proteins encoded by one window of Arachis ipaensis cultivar K30076 chromosome B04, Araip1.1, whole genome shotgun sequence:
- the LOC107636406 gene encoding uncharacterized protein LOC107636406: protein MPGEHQLPQRDSSRTKPTDGPSTILTMESRSVRAFPGQTGQVKYLIVAIDYYTKWVETEPLSSISSANCQKFMWRQVIAKFGVPEVVISDNGTQFSNKKFGEFLTGLGIRQKLSSVEHPQTNGQVEAANKVILQGLKKRLDQKKGALVSLGPLVLSHNTAVIYRGDALPAHLWGGCDNTRGDRETKPTTTFARSRRSRRKGLGG, encoded by the coding sequence ATGCCAGGAGAACACCAACTTCCACAAAGAGACAGCAGCCGAACTAAGCCTACTGATGGCCCCTCGACCATTCTCACAATGGAAAGTCGATCTGTTAGGGCCTTTCCCGGTCAGACCGGACAGGTCAAGTACCTAATTGTCGCGATCGACTATTATACCAAGTGGGTAGAGACCGAGCCGCTGTCCAGCATATCCTCGGCTAATTGTCagaagttcatgtggagacaaGTAATAGCCAAATTTGGGGTCCCGGAGGTCGTCATCTCGGACAATGGGACACAGTTTTCCAACAAGAAATTCGGAGAGTTTCTCACCGGCTTGGGCATAAGGCAGAAACTCTCGTCTGTTGAGCACCCCCAAACCAACGGCCAAGTCGAAGCTGCGAACAAGGTCATCCTACAAGGCCTCAAGAAGCGACTTGACCAAAAAAAGGGAGCATTGGTTAGCCTCGGTCCTCTGGTCCTATCGCACAACACAGCAGTCATCTACCGAGGAGACGCCCTTCCGGCTCACCTATGGGGTGGATGCGATAATACCCGTGGAGATCGGGAAACCAAGCCCACGACTACTTTTGCGAGGAGTAGAAGAAGCCGTAGAAAAGGACTTGGTGGATGA
- the LOC107636404 gene encoding uncharacterized protein LOC107636404 has translation MRRPTIIGATHFHHSILKVRLLKHFDKPTDMRYDGIQDPQEHLMAFEAMMNLEGVGDEVRCRAFSVTLAGPAIHWFKALPQGSVTNFVDITRAFLAQFTIHIAKAKHPINLFGVTQRSGEPTRRYLDRFNDECLEIDGLTDSVASLCLTNGLLNEDFRKHLTTKLV, from the coding sequence ATGCGACGTCCCACAATCATCGGGGCAACCCATTTCCATCATTCTATCCTCAAGGTCCGGCTACTGAAGCACTTCgataagccaacggacatgaggtacgatgggATCCAAGACCCCCAAGAGCATCTAATGGCCTTCGAGGCCATGATGAACTTAGAAGGGGTGGGCGATGAAGTGAGATGTCGCGCCTTCTCCGTCACCTTAGCGGGCCCGGCAATACATTGGTTCAAGGCCCTCCCCCAAGGCTCCGTGACGAACTTCGTGGACATCACCCGCGCCTTCCTGGCTCAGTTTACCATACATATTGCTAAAGCGAAGCACCCGATCAACTTGTTCGGGGTGACACAAAGAAGCGGCGAACCGACCAGGAGGTACCTAGATAGGTTCAATGACGAGTGCTTGGAGATTGACGGCCTAACCGACTCGGTAGCCAGCTTGTGCTTGACGAATGGGTTGCTGAACGAGGATTTTAGGAAACACCTTACCACCAAGCTCGTGTAG